The proteins below come from a single Panicum hallii strain FIL2 chromosome 7, PHallii_v3.1, whole genome shotgun sequence genomic window:
- the LOC112901738 gene encoding F-box protein At1g30790-like: MAETSREKIPNTAAAGLTDDLIVDILSRLPVKSLCRCKCVSPHWRDLISHPDHRRWLPQTLAGFFENDFDNGREVWRFTNFGGARQPPLICTPFSFMPGYEDVAIVDACNGLLLCRPPKASPHHVSRYVVCNPATKSWVVLPDSGSHGDDVEDDEPLVARLGFDPTVSAHFHVFEFVENDYGTVAGVEIYSSETGAWSYEESQWNYETHLFEFSPSVFINGLLHFTTIQFEVVAVDVEGESWWVLPAPEDADDVDDPCNWNPGFLARYQGLLCYMTRWYNGRDLSIWVLEDYAVDGWVLKRQVTVRQLTEKISPPNGCYYRLITIHPDCNWITYVSGLESMLMAYDMDRNEVHVIQNLGSRGVVSCIPYVPSYAKSLTDGH; this comes from the coding sequence ATGGCGGAGACGTCCAGGGAGAAGATACCCAACACGGCGGCAGCCGGCCTGACCGACGACCTCATCGTCGATATCCTGTCGCGGCTGCCCGTCAAGTCGCTGTGCCGCTGCAAGTGCGTCTCCCCGCACTGGCGCGACCTCATCTCCCACCCCGACCATCGCCGGTGGCTCCCCCAGACCCTCGCCGGCTTCTTCGAGAACGACTTCGACAACGGCCGTGAGGTGTGGCGGTTCACCAATTTCGGTGGGGCACGCCAGCCTCCCCTGATCTGCACCCCCTTCTCCTTCATGCCCGGGTACGAGGACGTCGCCATCGTGGACGCCTGCAACGGCCTTCTCCTCTGCCGGCCTCCCAAGGCCTCCCCCCACCACGTGTCAAGATACGTCGTGTGCAATCCGGCTACCAAGAGCTGGGTTGTCTTGCCCGACTCCGGCAGCCACGGTgacgatgttgaagatgatgagcCACTTGTTGCCCGTTTGGGTTTCGATCCCACTGTTTCCGCACACTTCCATGTATTTGAGTTCGTTGAAAATGATTACGGCACTGTGGCAGGGGTGGAGATCTATTCGTCCGAAACTGGAGCATGGAGTTACGAGGAGAGTCAGTGGAACTATGAGACTCACTTGTTTGAGTTTTCGCCAAGTGTCTTTATCAATGGCCTTTTGCATTTCACCACCATTCAGTTTGAGGTAGTTGCTGTAGATGTCGAGGGGGAGTCATGGTGGGTGCTTCCTGCACCAGAAGATGCTGATGATGTTGATGATCCCTGTAATTGGAATCCTGGTTTTCTTGCTCGGTACCAAGGGCTTTTATGTTACATGACTCGGTGGTATAATGGAAGGGATTTATCAATCTGGGTACTTGAGGATTATGCTGTGGATGGATGGGTACTGAAGCGTCAGGTGACCGTTCGACAACTGACAGAAAAGATAAGTCCTCCAAATGGCTGCTACTACCGTTTGATCACTATTCATCCAGATTGCAATTGGATTACTTATGTTTCTGGTTTGGAGAGCATGCTCATGGCATATGACATGGATCGCAATGAAGTGCATGTTATCCAGAATCTTGGGTCACGCGGTGTGGTGTCATGTATTCCATATGTTCCTTCCTATGCAAAATCATTGACAGATGGG